Proteins encoded by one window of Candidatus Poribacteria bacterium:
- a CDS encoding exo-alpha-sialidase — MPQFHRESRVVVWEGHVATPGGERLQNGDILITARYPDPHAKQPRTISGMKRSRDDGKTWEGPIHQFIPSRPDHPTSFLAYHGMVELNDGTILLPISGIGGPYQGVYLCQSTDAGESWSEPELVGSGIANFDWSDVHTYGKIRELSDGTLLMPVWGRLRGERVAASAQLRSVDGGRTWDEGVVLCRGVIAQNEVIELPDGRLMAMVASDDSPAGHGMMPLYWTFSEDKGRTWSDLELTMYPIYGHSPTLFLTCKGTLLCSYRWVGDLDQGWCGVGFSDYSHEGDWNGTWRNSPTLVWSTRSVHEPVTIGRTIGGYSSIIPLNDDRFMIFYFMSWGGNQDSETRDIEGVVYAEA; from the coding sequence ATGCCACAATTTCACCGTGAAAGTCGCGTCGTCGTCTGGGAGGGGCATGTCGCCACGCCCGGCGGAGAGCGATTGCAGAATGGCGACATCCTCATTACCGCACGTTATCCAGATCCCCATGCAAAACAGCCACGAACCATCTCAGGGATGAAGCGTTCCCGTGACGATGGAAAAACGTGGGAGGGTCCCATCCATCAATTTATTCCGTCGCGCCCTGACCATCCAACCTCATTTCTGGCGTATCATGGCATGGTGGAACTGAACGACGGAACAATATTATTACCCATTTCTGGCATTGGAGGCCCCTATCAAGGCGTATACCTGTGCCAATCTACAGACGCCGGCGAATCTTGGTCAGAACCTGAGCTTGTCGGAAGCGGGATTGCTAACTTTGATTGGTCCGACGTGCACACTTACGGCAAAATCCGCGAGTTGTCCGACGGTACATTACTCATGCCGGTGTGGGGACGCCTTCGAGGTGAACGGGTTGCAGCGAGCGCCCAGCTACGGTCAGTTGACGGTGGCCGCACTTGGGATGAAGGAGTCGTTCTCTGCCGCGGTGTCATCGCTCAAAACGAGGTAATTGAACTACCCGATGGCAGACTGATGGCAATGGTCGCAAGTGACGACTCCCCCGCGGGTCACGGCATGATGCCCCTCTACTGGACCTTCTCAGAAGACAAAGGACGCACGTGGTCCGATTTGGAACTGACCATGTACCCCATCTATGGACACTCGCCAACACTATTTCTCACCTGTAAAGGCACACTACTTTGCTCATACCGCTGGGTTGGCGATTTGGATCAAGGCTGGTGCGGTGTTGGATTCAGCGACTACTCTCACGAAGGCGACTGGAATGGCACATGGCGCAACTCACCAACACTGGTGTGGTCAACCCGCTCTGTCCATGAGCCGGTAACCATTGGTCGCACAATCGGCGGCTATTCCAGCATTATCCCACTGAATGATGACCGCTTTATGATCTTCTACTTCATGTCGTGGGGAGGCAACCAAGACTCAGAGACACGCGACATTGAAGGCGTAGTATATGCGGAGGCGTAA
- a CDS encoding NAD(P)/FAD-dependent oxidoreductase has product MDTVPYDAIIVGGGHNGLVAAAYLARAGLEVLVLERRHVVGGACTTEEIFPGYHISTCSFIVHILQDKIVRDLDLYKHGYHVQALDPERFFPLPDNRYLLHWADTERTCREIAKFSERDAAGYRKWIDFWKRAGGLFNEYFLTEPPTIAELYERVSSTKDEALLDRLLNGTLTKLLDEMFETDAVKASVMHTLDMKNMDEPGVLFGYASIKPNLLAAPHNLGLVTGGMGTLTTAMARAAQSFGAKIRLGAEVKRILIENSQAQGVELTDGQVLRSKLVLSNADPKRTFLGLVGAEHLEASTVQAITQLDTDFATLKFHAAVNELPDFSRHLGPNYDPRYVASIRICPSTDYYRKSAQDATEGRPTRHPIIDVQIPTVYDRTIVPEGTHIVSMWVRYEPVKPKEGTWDQLREQEGNRLIDVLTEYAPNFRKSIIDWLVYTPMDLERRVYLTDGNIHHTSHVPGQLLGDRLFTRGGYRTPIEGMYMCGAGTHPGGEVSGAPGHNAAHAVLADHEKSGKR; this is encoded by the coding sequence ATGGACACAGTTCCGTACGATGCCATTATTGTTGGTGGGGGACACAATGGGTTGGTTGCCGCAGCCTATCTCGCACGAGCTGGGTTGGAGGTACTGGTCTTGGAACGGCGGCACGTGGTGGGTGGTGCCTGCACGACTGAGGAAATTTTTCCCGGCTACCACATCTCTACCTGTTCATTTATCGTTCACATTTTACAGGATAAAATCGTGCGCGATTTGGACCTGTATAAGCATGGCTACCATGTACAGGCGCTTGATCCAGAGCGATTTTTCCCACTACCTGATAATCGTTATCTACTGCATTGGGCGGATACTGAGCGTACCTGCCGGGAGATAGCGAAATTCTCCGAGCGAGATGCCGCTGGCTACCGCAAATGGATCGACTTTTGGAAACGGGCGGGTGGTCTATTCAATGAATACTTTCTAACTGAGCCGCCGACGATCGCCGAGCTGTATGAGCGTGTAAGCAGTACCAAGGATGAGGCGTTACTTGACCGCCTGCTCAACGGGACGCTCACCAAATTGCTCGACGAAATGTTCGAGACAGACGCAGTAAAAGCTTCGGTCATGCACACGCTAGACATGAAGAACATGGATGAGCCGGGTGTGCTGTTCGGCTACGCTTCGATTAAACCGAACCTGCTGGCCGCCCCGCACAATCTCGGCTTGGTCACGGGCGGGATGGGAACGCTCACCACAGCGATGGCACGAGCGGCGCAGAGTTTCGGTGCAAAAATCCGTTTGGGGGCAGAAGTCAAGCGAATCCTAATCGAGAATAGTCAAGCACAGGGCGTGGAGTTGACCGATGGACAGGTGTTACGTAGCAAGTTAGTCCTTTCCAACGCAGACCCTAAGCGTACGTTCTTGGGGCTAGTCGGTGCTGAACATCTAGAAGCTAGTACTGTCCAAGCAATCACCCAACTAGATACTGACTTTGCTACGCTGAAATTTCACGCAGCAGTCAACGAATTACCTGACTTTAGTCGGCACCTCGGTCCCAATTACGACCCACGCTATGTTGCTTCAATACGCATCTGTCCCTCCACTGACTACTATCGAAAATCGGCACAGGACGCGACGGAAGGGCGGCCCACGCGCCACCCAATTATTGATGTTCAAATCCCAACCGTCTATGATCGAACCATTGTACCAGAAGGCACCCATATCGTCTCGATGTGGGTACGATATGAGCCGGTTAAGCCGAAAGAGGGGACATGGGACCAACTGCGCGAACAAGAAGGCAACCGGCTAATTGACGTACTGACCGAATACGCACCAAACTTCCGTAAATCTATCATTGATTGGCTAGTGTATACGCCGATGGATCTGGAGCGTCGGGTATACCTGACTGACGGCAACATCCATCACACGAGCCATGTTCCCGGGCAATTACTGGGTGACAGGTTGTTCACGCGTGGTGGCTATCGCACACCGATTGAGGGAATGTATATGTGCGGTGCGGGAACGCATCCGGGTGGCGAAGTAAGTGGCGCGCCCGGGCACAACGCCGCACATGCAGTTCTCGCTGACCACGAAAAAAGTGGAAAGCGATAA
- a CDS encoding Gfo/Idh/MocA family oxidoreductase — protein sequence MAKQYRACLVGCGRMGATIDDEMEGRPESFLWIPYSHAAAAVACDRTDLVAVSDVIPEKAETARQRYDAQHAYTDYREMIEKEQPDIVCVATRPPQRAEVAIFAADHGVKGIYAEKPLCCSMEEADAMVDAVERNGTKFNYGTQRRFMPFYRKMRELIDAGEIGDVQCVIAQYGATSALWGLTHAADMLLYLAGDVGIDFVQGSIMCDPEDWDGNRLNTDPAIAGGYVRFSNGVHGYNTAGTGPEFEVCGTKGKMRTINNGMTCQFRKASESSRILEEMPFPEVPRESGTEMGIKNLAEALDTGEETQGPIQLARRSQEMLMGMIESDRLGGMRVSLPMVNRGLYVGRPDW from the coding sequence ATGGCAAAGCAATACCGTGCATGTTTAGTTGGATGTGGTCGGATGGGTGCCACGATTGACGATGAAATGGAGGGGCGTCCGGAGAGTTTCCTCTGGATTCCCTACTCCCACGCAGCGGCAGCTGTAGCATGCGATCGAACGGATCTGGTAGCAGTGTCAGATGTGATCCCTGAGAAGGCAGAAACCGCACGCCAACGTTATGACGCGCAACACGCCTACACCGACTACCGCGAAATGATTGAAAAGGAACAGCCGGATATTGTATGCGTTGCTACCCGTCCGCCGCAACGTGCGGAAGTGGCAATCTTCGCCGCTGACCACGGCGTGAAAGGTATTTACGCCGAGAAACCGCTCTGCTGCTCTATGGAAGAAGCCGATGCCATGGTAGACGCCGTTGAGCGAAATGGCACCAAATTCAACTACGGGACACAACGACGCTTCATGCCGTTTTATCGCAAGATGCGTGAATTAATCGACGCTGGCGAGATTGGCGACGTTCAGTGTGTCATCGCTCAATACGGTGCTACCTCTGCACTGTGGGGGTTGACCCACGCCGCCGATATGCTGCTGTATCTCGCAGGCGATGTGGGGATTGACTTCGTTCAAGGCTCAATCATGTGCGATCCCGAAGATTGGGATGGAAACCGTCTCAATACCGACCCTGCCATCGCTGGCGGCTATGTCCGTTTCTCCAATGGAGTCCACGGCTACAACACAGCAGGCACCGGTCCTGAATTCGAGGTGTGCGGCACAAAGGGGAAAATGCGCACCATTAACAACGGGATGACCTGTCAATTTCGCAAAGCATCGGAATCCTCTCGTATCCTAGAGGAGATGCCCTTTCCAGAAGTACCCCGCGAGAGTGGCACGGAGATGGGCATTAAGAATCTCGCGGAAGCGTTGGACACCGGAGAGGAGACACAGGGACCGATTCAACTCGCACGCCGCAGCCAAGAAATGCTGATGGGGATGATTGAATCCGATCGTCTGGGTGGTATGCGCGTGTCGTTACCGATGGTCAACCGTGGACTCTATGTCGGTCGCCCCGATTGGTAG
- a CDS encoding DUF433 domain-containing protein, with amino-acid sequence MTDSVITCDDEILSGTPVFNSTRVPIKNLIDYLEAGDSLDEFLDDFPSVSRDQAIQTLELAKEMLLTHAYANSH; translated from the coding sequence ATGACAGACAGTGTCATCACGTGCGATGACGAAATTCTTTCTGGCACACCTGTATTCAACAGCACGCGCGTTCCCATCAAAAATCTGATCGACTATTTGGAGGCTGGCGATAGTCTTGACGAATTCCTAGATGATTTTCCTTCTGTAAGTCGTGACCAAGCTATCCAAACATTGGAACTGGCAAAGGAGATGCTGCTAACACACGCCTATGCGAATTCTCATTGA
- a CDS encoding phytanoyl-CoA dioxygenase family protein — MSLDQALQHLKIDGWYVMEGVIPENEVDAVRESVERSTIVHRNPNAPDGIGHVPGFIRYDQSIAPYLADPRTLALVEALLGPHVRISFTTGTINYPGNERGGWHGDWPFNQNNAGHIPAPYPDATMHITTLWMLSPFTGENGGTLIVPGSHRSNNNPTGNNGVDPNAPYPTEMQANGPAGSVLVMDSRMWHATAPNRTDRPRTSVVVRYAPWWLNLDVLMDGSEERTRIVDEAGGKENNVPPIPPAVYDAFPSTVKPLFRHWVREDTP; from the coding sequence ATGAGTTTGGACCAAGCCCTGCAACACCTGAAAATTGATGGATGGTATGTTATGGAAGGGGTCATTCCAGAAAACGAGGTTGATGCTGTGCGCGAGAGCGTCGAACGATCGACCATCGTGCATCGTAATCCCAACGCCCCCGACGGTATCGGTCATGTGCCGGGGTTTATCCGCTACGACCAATCCATCGCTCCGTACTTGGCTGACCCACGTACGCTTGCCCTTGTCGAAGCACTGTTAGGTCCCCATGTGCGAATATCCTTTACCACCGGCACAATCAACTATCCGGGAAATGAACGCGGAGGATGGCACGGCGATTGGCCCTTTAATCAGAACAACGCCGGTCACATCCCTGCCCCCTACCCCGATGCGACGATGCACATCACGACGTTGTGGATGCTCTCACCGTTCACCGGCGAAAACGGGGGCACCCTCATCGTTCCCGGCAGTCATCGGTCAAACAACAATCCGACCGGAAACAACGGCGTTGATCCGAACGCTCCCTACCCAACCGAAATGCAGGCAAACGGACCTGCCGGCAGTGTGCTCGTGATGGACAGCCGTATGTGGCATGCCACTGCCCCAAATCGCACTGACCGTCCGCGGACTTCGGTAGTGGTACGCTATGCACCGTGGTGGCTTAATCTGGATGTGCTGATGGACGGTTCGGAGGAGCGTACCCGGATTGTAGACGAAGCTGGCGGAAAGGAGAACAATGTGCCACCCATCCCACCGGCCGTTTATGACGCTTTCCCCAGCACCGTAAAACCGTTGTTTCGGCATTGGGTGAGAGAGGATACACCATAA
- the hflX gene encoding GTPase HflX: MATSPARAFLVGVKLKDELQSDAESSLEELRRLAETAGMEVLAEIIQPKEAPDPAYFIGRGKLEEVEAIVSELKVEAIIFDNDLTPAQTRNLEKSLDIVVVDRTSLILQIFAQRAQTKAAKLQVDLAQLQYALPRLTRMWTHLSRLGTGAGGTAGVSAGRAGGVVRGPGETQLQIDRRLILSQISRVKKALQKVEKRRRVQRKQRQEVINVSLVGYTNAGKSTLFNALTSEKRLAEDKLFATLDPTTRLLDLPDNQHVLLSDTVGFLKKLPHHLVASFKATLEEVVEADLLLHVVDVAHPEAESQIDAVDEVLKELDALERPTLMLFNKIDLLKEEGHIQLFRSKYPDSLAISAEDGTGLEALKDLLAERFATQDVDVSLALAYQDGKALDYLYKHGEVFDTDYQGESIRVKAKIPQRYLKALDRLTTNSTAVILDPKIGS; this comes from the coding sequence ATGGCAACTTCCCCAGCGCGGGCATTCCTTGTTGGGGTGAAGTTGAAAGATGAATTGCAGAGCGATGCGGAAAGTTCACTTGAAGAACTGAGACGACTTGCAGAAACGGCGGGGATGGAAGTGCTAGCCGAAATCATACAGCCGAAAGAAGCACCCGATCCCGCCTATTTTATCGGGCGAGGAAAGTTAGAGGAAGTAGAGGCGATAGTCAGTGAACTCAAGGTAGAGGCAATAATTTTTGATAACGATCTCACACCGGCACAAACTCGTAACTTGGAAAAATCCCTTGATATCGTTGTTGTTGATCGGACAAGCCTGATTCTACAGATCTTCGCGCAACGTGCACAGACGAAAGCTGCCAAACTACAGGTTGACCTTGCCCAACTGCAATATGCGTTGCCACGTTTGACACGAATGTGGACACACCTCTCTCGACTCGGTACGGGCGCAGGGGGCACAGCCGGCGTAAGTGCTGGGCGCGCTGGCGGCGTCGTGCGTGGTCCGGGCGAAACCCAACTTCAGATTGACCGGCGATTGATTCTCTCACAGATTTCACGTGTAAAAAAAGCACTCCAGAAAGTTGAAAAACGTCGCCGTGTACAGCGAAAGCAACGTCAAGAGGTAATTAATGTCTCGCTTGTCGGCTACACCAACGCAGGGAAATCAACGCTGTTTAACGCTTTGACGAGTGAGAAGCGGCTGGCTGAAGATAAGTTGTTTGCAACGTTAGATCCAACAACCCGCCTCCTCGATTTACCGGATAACCAACACGTACTATTAAGTGATACAGTCGGTTTTCTCAAAAAACTACCACACCATTTGGTGGCCTCATTCAAGGCAACGCTAGAAGAGGTTGTGGAGGCGGATCTGCTGCTTCATGTTGTTGATGTCGCCCATCCCGAAGCCGAGAGCCAGATTGATGCTGTCGATGAGGTGCTTAAAGAGTTGGATGCCCTTGAGCGACCAACGCTCATGTTGTTTAATAAAATAGATCTACTGAAGGAAGAGGGACATATCCAACTATTCCGAAGTAAATATCCCGATAGCCTTGCAATATCGGCGGAGGATGGTACAGGGCTGGAAGCACTAAAAGACCTTCTCGCTGAACGGTTTGCAACTCAGGACGTAGATGTGTCGCTTGCGCTCGCCTATCAAGATGGAAAGGCGTTAGATTATCTGTATAAGCATGGTGAAGTATTCGATACGGACTATCAAGGTGAGTCAATCCGGGTCAAAGCGAAGATTCCGCAACGCTACCTAAAGGCTTTGGATCGCCTCACAACAAATTCGACGGCTGTCATACTAGATCCAAAGATTGGTTCGTAG
- a CDS encoding hydantoinase B/oxoprolinase family protein gives MNTTANSLDPITSELIKNALDALVDEMALTLVRTAYSSNLKNAMDLSAAVCDTEGQLIAQGLTLPLHLGSVPEFMRAVIAKFGGKMCDGDIYITNDPYEGGSHLPDMYLCKPIFLDDPTPTAFVVCIAHHTDIGGKTPGGNGCDATELYQEGLCIPLLKLYDKGEANQTVFDFIARNVRIPRQVLGDLRAELACLHVGQEGVRALFEKYGVAQLSAYFAELLNYAERTARLEIGGLPDGTYSFTDYLDDDGIDPDPIPIAVTITITGDQMTVDFTGSSPQVRGGINCPLSFTQSTAYACVRCLMGADVPNNGGYFRPITVIAPEGTILNPLAPGPVAARGLTGFRIANVVFGALAQVAPDRVPACEIGGDTGVSIGGYERVVQDGKMELHGFVFLEFLYGSWGGRSDKDGIDGAASSVVNFSNNPTEVLEVELPLRIESYSYLPDTGGAGIYRGGLSLVRDFRLLAEEATLQIRADRTKYQPYGLQGGGAGAPSQNILNPDREARELPPKPTMTIQRGDVFRHIAAGAGGWGNPFDRAPQAVLRDVLDEKVTLEHARDAYGVVINPQTWEVDEVATDQLRATE, from the coding sequence ATGAACACCACGGCAAATTCCCTTGATCCTATTACATCAGAACTCATTAAAAACGCACTAGATGCATTGGTCGATGAGATGGCACTGACGCTGGTACGCACAGCGTATTCATCCAATCTGAAAAATGCGATGGATCTGTCCGCAGCGGTGTGTGATACGGAAGGACAACTCATCGCACAAGGTTTGACGTTGCCGCTGCATCTCGGCTCTGTGCCCGAATTTATGCGGGCGGTCATCGCTAAGTTCGGCGGGAAGATGTGTGACGGTGACATCTACATCACCAACGACCCGTATGAAGGCGGCTCTCACCTGCCTGATATGTATCTGTGCAAACCCATTTTTCTCGACGATCCGACCCCCACTGCCTTCGTGGTCTGTATCGCACACCACACCGACATCGGGGGCAAAACGCCGGGTGGAAATGGTTGTGACGCAACAGAACTCTATCAGGAAGGTTTGTGCATCCCGCTACTCAAACTGTATGACAAAGGTGAGGCGAATCAAACGGTTTTCGACTTCATCGCTCGCAATGTACGTATCCCGCGTCAGGTCCTTGGTGATTTACGGGCGGAATTGGCGTGCCTGCACGTTGGTCAGGAGGGAGTCCGGGCGTTATTCGAGAAGTACGGTGTAGCACAACTCTCAGCCTATTTCGCGGAGCTGCTCAACTATGCTGAACGGACCGCGAGATTAGAAATTGGTGGCCTACCCGATGGCACCTATTCATTTACTGACTACCTCGACGACGACGGTATAGACCCTGACCCGATTCCGATTGCGGTAACCATCACCATTACCGGTGACCAGATGACCGTTGACTTTACAGGCTCATCGCCACAGGTCAGAGGTGGCATCAACTGTCCACTCTCGTTTACACAATCGACAGCCTATGCTTGCGTACGCTGCTTAATGGGAGCGGATGTTCCGAACAATGGTGGCTACTTCCGTCCAATCACAGTCATTGCACCAGAAGGTACTATTCTCAATCCACTAGCACCGGGGCCAGTCGCTGCACGCGGCTTAACCGGTTTTCGCATCGCTAACGTGGTCTTTGGTGCACTCGCTCAAGTCGCGCCCGACCGGGTTCCCGCCTGCGAAATCGGAGGCGATACCGGCGTCAGCATTGGCGGTTACGAGCGTGTTGTGCAAGATGGAAAAATGGAATTGCATGGATTCGTATTCCTTGAATTTCTCTACGGCTCATGGGGAGGGCGTTCGGATAAAGATGGGATCGACGGCGCAGCAAGCAGTGTAGTCAACTTTTCCAACAATCCCACCGAAGTATTAGAAGTCGAACTACCACTTCGCATCGAAAGTTACAGCTACCTTCCTGATACCGGCGGCGCGGGGATCTACCGCGGGGGACTGAGTTTGGTACGAGATTTTCGCTTGCTAGCCGAAGAAGCAACACTACAAATCCGGGCAGACCGTACAAAATATCAACCCTACGGACTGCAAGGAGGGGGGGCAGGTGCCCCGTCACAAAATATCTTGAATCCTGACCGCGAGGCTCGTGAATTACCTCCCAAACCCACAATGACTATCCAACGCGGCGATGTCTTCCGTCATATCGCCGCGGGTGCAGGCGGGTGGGGAAATCCTTTTGATCGGGCTCCGCAAGCGGTGTTGAGAGATGTGCTCGACGAAAAAGTTACGCTCGAACACGCCCGCGATGCTTACGGTGTGGTCATTAACCCGCAGACATGGGAGGTAGATGAGGTTGCTACCGACCAACTGCGAGCAACAGAGTAG
- a CDS encoding tetratricopeptide repeat protein: MKYILAIYLIGVSAIFISCDDEEVAAHYNRGNAYQEEGKFNEAILAYKKAIEIDSNFAEAHYNLGNAYYRQGQIDEAALAYKNAIRIQPDFVEARNSLGLVYRIQENNEAAIVQLKEAVRIAPDNAQAYNHLGRSYMEQDNFGDAIVAFEKAIELNPDSAYAYYNLGNSYKAQDKLDQAIAAYKEAIAISPHDALSHHNLGISLSDQNRFDEAVIHFEAAVRISPTLANLHNNLGNAYKAQGKLDEAVAAFERAASVNPGDAKAYYNLGIIYAERGGDGEAVTQYKRALHLARTNPDLQELIPEIEGRIKALK; encoded by the coding sequence ATGAAATACATCCTTGCCATCTACCTGATTGGAGTAAGTGCTATTTTCATTTCCTGTGATGATGAAGAGGTTGCAGCGCACTACAATCGGGGAAATGCCTATCAGGAAGAAGGTAAATTTAATGAAGCGATTCTAGCGTATAAAAAGGCGATTGAGATAGACTCCAACTTTGCGGAAGCACACTATAATCTGGGGAACGCCTACTATCGCCAAGGCCAAATTGATGAAGCGGCGCTAGCTTATAAAAATGCGATCCGTATCCAGCCAGATTTTGTGGAGGCACGTAACAGCTTAGGACTTGTCTATCGTATACAGGAGAACAATGAGGCTGCGATAGTGCAGCTCAAAGAGGCAGTAAGAATCGCCCCGGATAATGCACAGGCGTATAACCATCTGGGCCGCTCCTACATGGAGCAAGACAACTTTGGGGATGCTATTGTTGCTTTTGAGAAAGCGATTGAACTCAATCCGGATAGTGCATATGCTTACTACAATCTCGGAAACTCCTACAAAGCGCAGGATAAACTTGACCAAGCCATCGCTGCATACAAAGAGGCTATCGCAATAAGTCCACACGACGCTTTATCGCATCATAATCTAGGAATCTCTCTCTCTGATCAAAACCGGTTCGATGAAGCCGTAATCCACTTTGAGGCGGCGGTTCGCATTAGCCCGACCTTAGCAAACCTACACAACAACCTAGGAAATGCGTACAAAGCGCAGGGCAAACTTGATGAAGCTGTTGCTGCGTTCGAGAGGGCAGCGAGCGTCAATCCGGGTGATGCAAAGGCATATTACAATTTGGGAATCATCTACGCTGAACGAGGGGGCGATGGGGAAGCTGTGACCCAGTACAAGCGGGCTCTCCACCTTGCTCGTACCAATCCTGACTTACAGGAACTTATACCTGAGATAGAAGGTCGTATCAAAGCGTTAAAATAA
- a CDS encoding DUF5615 family PIN-like protein, translated as MRILIDECLPKKLKRELADHTIFMVQEKGWSGMKNGELLRVAESEFDVWVTADQNIEYQQNLNRFNIAVIVLVAPNNRLGTLLPMIPKLHEVLLSIRPHQVIYIDA; from the coding sequence ATGCGAATTCTCATTGACGAATGTCTACCTAAAAAACTGAAAAGAGAATTAGCAGACCACACTATTTTTATGGTTCAAGAAAAAGGTTGGTCAGGTATGAAAAACGGTGAATTGCTTCGTGTGGCGGAAAGCGAATTTGACGTTTGGGTAACCGCGGATCAGAACATTGAATACCAGCAGAACCTCAACCGTTTTAATATTGCAGTGATCGTACTTGTTGCACCCAATAATCGGTTGGGAACACTTCTACCAATGATACCGAAACTACACGAAGTACTACTGTCTATTCGACCTCACCAAGTTATTTACATTGACGCCTAA
- a CDS encoding Zn-dependent alcohol dehydrogenase, whose protein sequence is MKAAVLYGLNQPVVVEDIEMEAPKAGEIVVKIAATGVCHSCHHAITGMLGVPFPIVLGDEGAGVVEEVGAGVTLVKPGDRVILSWVPSCGHCSYCTQGYGNLCMKSRQGGRGNLLDGTTRYKKNGVPIHHFGMVASFAEYSVIPQECAIPLDDDIPLDTAALIGCSVTTGVCAATNTAQVRPGSSVVLFGAGGIGLNVVQGAVIAGAERIIVVDLVDSKLEMARQFGATHTINASEVDPIPEIQVLTDGLGADYAFEAIGTRTTYEQTVRAIRNRGKAIWVGAPPLEPLSLDAAIVFWGEKTIMGSNYGSARPRYDMPRLLALYRAGMLKLDELITRTYQLEEVNEAFDDMLNGEVARGLIRF, encoded by the coding sequence ATGAAAGCTGCTGTTTTATATGGACTGAACCAACCGGTTGTCGTCGAAGATATCGAGATGGAAGCGCCCAAAGCGGGCGAAATTGTCGTTAAAATTGCAGCGACTGGAGTTTGTCATAGCTGTCATCACGCAATCACCGGCATGTTGGGCGTCCCGTTCCCTATAGTGTTGGGAGATGAAGGTGCGGGTGTCGTCGAGGAGGTCGGTGCCGGTGTTACCTTAGTGAAACCGGGCGATCGCGTGATTCTCTCGTGGGTGCCGTCGTGCGGTCACTGTAGCTATTGCACGCAAGGATATGGCAATCTCTGCATGAAGTCAAGACAGGGAGGACGTGGAAACCTGCTTGACGGCACGACCCGTTACAAAAAGAATGGGGTGCCCATCCACCATTTTGGGATGGTGGCTTCCTTTGCGGAATACAGCGTGATCCCGCAAGAATGCGCGATTCCACTCGATGATGACATCCCACTGGATACGGCTGCTCTCATCGGTTGTAGTGTCACAACAGGGGTTTGCGCAGCGACCAATACCGCTCAAGTGCGGCCGGGGAGCAGTGTGGTGCTTTTTGGTGCCGGCGGCATCGGCTTAAATGTCGTTCAGGGGGCAGTCATCGCCGGTGCTGAGCGAATTATTGTGGTCGATCTGGTGGATTCAAAGCTAGAAATGGCACGCCAGTTTGGTGCCACGCATACAATCAACGCCAGCGAAGTCGATCCGATTCCAGAGATCCAAGTCTTGACGGATGGATTGGGCGCAGATTATGCGTTCGAGGCAATCGGCACGCGCACCACCTATGAACAAACAGTGCGAGCAATACGCAATCGAGGAAAAGCGATCTGGGTTGGTGCTCCACCTCTCGAACCGCTGTCCCTCGACGCGGCGATTGTGTTCTGGGGCGAAAAAACGATAATGGGCAGTAACTACGGTTCGGCACGTCCCCGCTATGACATGCCACGTCTACTTGCACTTTATCGCGCTGGTATGCTCAAGTTGGATGAACTGATTACCCGAACCTATCAATTAGAAGAGGTGAATGAAGCGTTTGATGACATGCTGAACGGGGAAGTTGCACGCGGACTTATTCGCTTCTAA